Within Ovis aries strain OAR_USU_Benz2616 breed Rambouillet chromosome 3, ARS-UI_Ramb_v3.0, whole genome shotgun sequence, the genomic segment ATTCTTCGACAAAGGAACATGAATCCCAAAGAAAATAAGCCGGCCTCAAAGATCACACAGAGCTAGGAGTAGTAACAGAACGTGGGTTTTCTCTTAGCCTCCTGCCTTTGGCTGCCAGACTGTTCACTGAAGAATGCTTTGTGACAGAGGGCTTTTCCTTTGGAAGCCTGTTACTGTCACAACCAGAAAAGAATTTCTTCGGAGGCGTATTTTTGGGCACAGGCTAGGATTTTCTCCTCTCCATAGTTTTTGTTGTAGGCGTCTGGTGCTGCTGCACGCCTGAGTTGGGACAAGAGCAATTCTGTGGCTCCTTAGGGGGCTGAGGGTGAAGGGGGAGGTGGCCTGTTCCCCGTGAGTACCTGGAAACCTGTCAGATAGCCGCCACAGGGTAAGGGAGTTGCACTGCTTCAGAGTCTTTTGGGTATTTGCATGTCTTGTTTGCATCACCATCAATCTGTTCTGTCCCCTTAGGCTCTTTATTGAGAAACTACCAAAGCATCGAGATTACAAATCGGCTGTCATTCCTGAAAAAAAAGACACAGTAAAGGTGggtcttcactttcactcttgccCATCTAAAAGCTTCAGAGAGCCACAGACTAACTTCCAGATATAAGTGGCAGAGTCTATCATCTGAATGTCAAATCCTGCAAATAGGAGATAAGGCCATTTCAGTAGATCAGTTATGAAATACCAGGTACGGTATGGCAGGGGtaatttttattacattatttaaatgtttttggaAGTGCTGTTGCCATTGCCAACTTGACTTAAGtctttttacttttctgcttAATTGGTGACCATTGTCCTAACTCTCAGATTTTGATTTTGTATCCCAGAAATTAAAGGAGATTGCATTTCCCAAAGCAGAAGAACTGAAGGCAGAACTGTTAAAACGATATACCaaagaatatttagaatataatgaagaaaaagtGAGTATGGATtagcaaaaaaaggaaattattttggtTTCTTAGGCTGTGTTCTAGGAATCTAGTAGGTATTCCAGCAGATCTTTTGATTTCAttgtgatattttatatttttggcaaAATCCAGAAAAAAGTGTTGAGGCTGAGAATTTGAATATAGATTAACCCCTTTATCTAAGAGGATGACTTGAGGGACAGAAAATCTATTGCTTGTCTGTTATGTCTAGAGCTAGAACCTAAGAACAAAGAAAGTTCTCACTAAAGTACAGCGTTTTTAGATCAGAGAATTTGGGGATTTGATTCACATTTGATTATATCCAAAACAGATTATACCTGTTTATAATAATCAAATTTTTCAAGCTGTTAATATTTTCAGATGACTTCTTTTTAGGAAGAGTCAGTTAGAGCATATGAGAAGCTCTGAGACAGTGTCCCTGGTGTGTGCCAGGTGGGAACACACGCTGCAGGCACTTGCGCACTCTTTGTACACGCTGCTGAACTCTATTCTGGACTCTGATGTTGAAAATCAGCTGAGAGGAAACAGCTGTATATTTCTAAGGTACCTAGTGAGTGAAAATCTTCATGAAGGAAACTGTTACTTGATGTTTCTTAATAGTTCAAAATGTCACTCTGTATTTTACTAATCACCAGAAGAATTTCAGAGGCTTCATTCAGGGTTAAAATTCAATACAGACCCCCTACATGGCGTTTATAAGTTTGGATCTAGTTCCTTTTCACAGCCCTACTTGGGATACAGAATGTATACGTGGCACACCTAGGGACTAAAATTGTATATGATATGCATGTGCGGCAATATGCTGCATTAAGATTTTGGTAGAGAAGAAAATACGTTAGTTAGAGTTATTGGGAAAGGGTGCTGAGAGGATAAGGACTTTAATGTCCTTAAAGGATAGGTGTATGGTGCTTAGATCCATTAGGGGTAACTGTTCTGTGGGTGTAGAGGCACTGAGGGAAGCCTGAATTCTGTGTTTGGAAATCAGGCCAGAACATTTGGGAGCAGTCTCCCTGCTAAAAAGCTTTGTCCTCCTAAGGTGTGAAGTTACTTGAGTGTGAAGCGTTATTGTTAACTGCTAGTTGTGCTTTGTAGAAGAAGGAAGCGGAAGAATTTGCCCGAAATGTGGCCATGCAGGAAGAGCtggaaaaggaaagacagagggtggcacagcagaagcagcagcagctggagcaggagcAGTTCCACGCCTTCGAGGAGATGATCCGGAACCAGGAGCTAGAAAAGGAGCGCCTGAAGATTGTGCGGGAGTTTGGGAAGGTGGACCCTGGCCTGGGTGGCCCACTGGTGCCCGACTTGGAGAAGCCCTCCCTAGATGTATTCCCCACGGTGCCTGCTGTATCCACACAGCCTTCAGACTGTAATGCAGCTGTGAGGCTTGCCAAGCCACCGGTAGTGGACAGATCCTTGAAACCTGGAGCACTGAACAACTTGGAAGGTAGTGAATTCATTCGCTCGAATCCTCTTCCGTCTCAGCTGCAGCCAAATAGGGTGTCATTCCAAGAGATTCAGCGGACAGCTACCTCCGTGATCCCACTCATTAGGCTCTGGTCACAGAAATCCATTTGATCAATATTATCATActgtgctctgtgacagctgTATTAAAAAGTGGACTTTGCTTAAGCCATATAATTCACCTGGGCTAGGTTGATTTCCTGAAGAGCTAATAAAATTCTTGAAAGTCAGACTCACTCTCAGCTTTTAAGGGTTATATAGAGATTTGAAATGTTCACTGAACTAGAGACCAGTGTTAACCTTTTGTAAAGGAAATTTGAGATTTACAGTAACACTTAAAAATTCAACAACtgactaaaaaataaaagctactgAACTGTGTTTGCCTTGCAAATATTCCTAATTGGTAAGGAGTTTAGTCAAGGTAAATATTCTGTGTAGTCAGTGGTAATTCAGTCTAGCCATAAAACTATTAAGTCTTTCCTCACCTCACCAATGAATGGTTACCCAAGAAAATAACAGTAGCAGCAAAATGATGCGTATGCCTTGACGATTAGAATAGATCTTTTAGGAATCAtctttcaagtagtcatgtaaggaATTCAGCTTTGCAGAAGATCTACTTAAAAGGACAAGGTAAGAGTGGGCAAGAGGTGTTAGACTCTGAAGCTTTCAGGATTTCTCCCCATGTGCTTGGCAGGGTTGCCTCTCACTATTATTCCTGAATAGCTCAGAAACTTAAGTAGTAGTTTCTCTTTGCCTTCACTTGAATGATTAaagcctcttctcttttcttgaaaCAACATACTCCCAGTGGCTGTGGTCAGAGGTTGGAGAAGAGCCTTTGCAGCCCTTTCTCTTCTGCCATTAGGATGAGATCCCCACTTACTGCCTGCAGTTGTGGGGACCCCACTGATTTGGCATTGTTCTCCTAGGGCTGCCAGCTCTGAGGTCTGCTTGGGGAGGCTGTGCCCCACGgtcttagatttttttctctctcccttacaGCTCCTACAATTGATGGATTGCGCCACGTGGTGGTGCCTGGGAAGCTCTGCCCACAGTTTCTCCAGTTGGCCAGTGCCAACACTGCCCGGGGAGTGGAGACATGTGGGATTCTCTGTGgaaaactggtaaaaaaaaaaaatgctttctagaGCTTAGACTGTTTCTTCACCCTTGGCCTCCTATGACTCTCAGATAGATATCCAGGGTCAGTTACTCTTTGTAGAGACCCCTCTGCTGAAGGAGCCATGGGCAGCAAAATGCAGTGTCACCTTGAATTCAGTGGCCCTGGATTTGATTAattttcagagtcccttgaatttAACTGAGTATTTTAATGCTGGTAATAAGAAATGCTTAATTCTAAACTTGGTAGGAAGATCCCTTATTCAGCTTTTGAACACCTGCTTTGTGGTAAATCATCAGAATATGAAATATGTAAGGCAGATAGCATCTGTCCACAAAAAGTACCCAAGCACTTTAGAGAGATGGGAGATAAACACCAAAAGATAGTTTGTTGACTAGCATGTACAATAAAAGCACTAGGAATTATGGGGAAAGAGGGATCATTAAATGGAGGTGCTTAAAGAACTGATTACTaactgctaaataaataaatgagtaaagtgGAATAGACTTAAACTGAGCCTTAAAGGTGGGCAAGGGCTTAGAGAAATAGTAAAAGGAAACTACTCTAGACATgaataaaggaagagaaatagtACTATACCCAGAGCTTCTTAAGATTCATGAGTAGACCTGTTTGGCTGCAGCAGGAAATTCCCACAGGGCTGTGGGCATCTTGGCCTTGCAGAGGGCCCCAGGCAGTGTACTTGGGCAGTAAGAGTTGTGAGCAAGACTGACATGAGGGACTCAGCTCATGAAGAAGCCTCAGGCGGGGAGAAGGGCCTTTGCTTGTATGGAAATTTAACTTTCCGCTGCTGTGACAGAGAGGGTTGCCTACCTACGGGGGAATTGTGACGAGCTGTTTTCtaatttgacagatgaggaacgAATTTACCATTACCCATGTTCTCATCCCCAAGCAAAGTGCTGGGTCTGATTATTGCAACACCGAGAGTGAAGAAGAGCTTTTCCTCATACAGGATCAGCAGGGGCTCATCACACTGGGCTGGATTCATGTAAGCAGTGCTGAGCCCTCCGGGGGTTCATCTCACATGATGTTACAGACGCACTACTTGTTCTTTTCTTGAAGAAGAGTGAGTTGTATCCAGACTGTTTAGATGGTTGTATTTCCGTCTGTTGGGTACAGACTTGACTTCCTTAGCATACTTAACTGCTTGCACTCCAGTGTTGATTTCTGGGGCTTTTTGTTTCTAAAAGATGTTgtgatttattatatttttaagagatgtatatatttatttttgactgtgctgggtcctcatcgCTGCACACAAGCATGGGCTTCtccctgtggtggcttctctgtggAGCCTGGGCACTGGGTACATGGGCTTCTGTAGTAGCAGCACTCaagctcagtagtggtggcacacaggcttagttgccctacagGTCTTCCCAGatctgggatcgaacccatctcccctgcattggcaggcacattcttccactgggccaccagggaagcccaggactttttaattaaaataattttttaatagaaatgaaatTCTTCCTCCAAAGTCCCAATTTCCCTGTGACCATGAATGTTGATAGGATGCTAGCTGAGAGTGTATGTGAGCCTTGACCATAGAGGTTATGCCTTACTTCATATGAATGATGTTCCTGAAAGGTGTACAAGtcaaagtatttaaaatgaatCAAGGAAGTTAATACAGATACTTGCATTTCATCTTTCTTAAAACAAcctatgaaagaaagtgaaaatgttagttgctcagtcgtgtctgactctttgtaactccacggactgtagcctgccaggttcctctgtccatggaattcttcaggcgcaaatactggagtgggtagccattcccttctccaggggatcttctcgacccagggattgaacccaggtctcctgcattgcagacagattctttaccacttgagcctccagggaagcccagaacaacCTATATGTAAACCTTTATGTAAATCAGAGGGGCtatcaaaatagaaaatgtttaagTATCTGCGTATCTTAACAGCCTTCTAGTAATATTCAGGTAAAATATAATTCTATCCCTAaagattacattttaatttttctttttattctttttcaaccCCTCATTCTCATAGACCAAGCTGTTTTTTACATTGTGTAACAGGGTTCCACACAAACAAGGCAGCTTATTTCTGGATTTGGGAAGGTTGCACATACTTGTATATTGGCATTGGGGAAATACTGACTTGTGAGGCAGTCCCATGTGCCTCTGTCCTTTTGTAAATGCTTGCTATTGTGTATCCCCCATTATAGATACATGGGGGATAGAAAACCTGTGTCTTATCCACCAGGGGATACAATTTGAGTAAGATATGGTTTTAGTCTAATAGAGGAGATTGACATATAGTCAAGTCGTTAACTCCTTATGTGAAGCAGAATGTGCCTGGTGCCTTAAGAGATGCCCTGTAGAATTTAGAGGAGGGAAGGATCACAGCAGGGGGCCCAAGGGAGGGTTGCATATGGAGGGGACAGCAGTGAAATAGGCAGACTGGAATCCTGGAGCATTGAGTGGTCCAGTTTTCTGGGGCTTAAAGTTCATATCAGGAAACAGTGATAGGTAAGTTTTCACATAACACATTAGGAGTGGTATTTTGGGTGGACAGGCAGGATAGTTCTGCTTCTTAGTGAGTAGGATGAGGCAGGGAGCTCATTTAAGAGGTTAATGTGATGATTAAAATGTAATAATGAAGAGAACCAGGGTGATGGCAGtgcatttgggaaaaaaagagacaaatgtaGGATTTCAGAGGATGTGGGGAATGAGTCAGGATGATGAGTAAATGTGATGACTTAGAAATTTCAGGCCTGACTCATGGGAGTGGCAGTGATCAATCATCTCATAAGGAAAAACAGAGGTTCCAGCAAGAGAACTTACTTGGAAGTGGGGCAAATGTTGTCTTCAGTTCTGAGTATATTGAATTTAAGACACTGGTAAgacgttgggcttccctggtggctcaggtgggaaagaatctgcctgcagtgtgggagacctgggtttgatccctgagtcgggaaggtcccctggagaagggcatggcaacccactcctgtattcttgccgggagaaccccatggacagaggagcctggagggctacagtccatggggtcacagagtcggacacgactgactttgacttttttctttttcaagacatTATGTCAGTAGAGGTAGTTATCAGGCAATTTGAACTTGGAAACAAGGTCAAGGTGGGAAAGAGAACCAGGAGACCTCTATGTAGAGCTAACCTTGGAGACTTTGGAACTGGGGGAGGATGGAGAACTAGAAGAAATTAACTTGCAGCTGAAGGCCAGGCCACCTAGGGGAGCATAGGGAGTAGTTAGCCATGAAGCACAGAGATGTCAGAGAAAGGTGAGGTAGTGTTGAGGCATAGGTGCCAAAGGAGGAGGAATGTCTCAGAAAGAAACTTCAGGATGTTCACTGTGTCACATGCTGCAGAGAGCTCCAGAATGATGAATACTTGTATGAGCTGATTGGACTTGCTGAGTCATTGATGACCTCAGTTTAGTGGGTTTTAAGCAGTGGTGGGGATAGATTTAAAAGGTTTAAGAAGTAATGGGTATTGAGGTTGTGGTGATAGTGAAGTGTACACTGATTTTTTGGAGAGGTTAGCACTAactagaggaaaggaaagagattgAATAGTGGCTTAAGGAACAGCCAGGGTGAGAGAAACTTTGCTTGATTTATGGTTTAGTGTGTGAAaatgtgttgtttttatttttattttcttgaaactttatatttgaaatatgtataaaaaaGTATTATATAAACTAAATGTATACTTTAATGAATCattaaacagaaatatatgtgtacacattACCTAGGTTAAGAAATAGAGCATTGCCAGAAACTTACTCCTCCCCCATGCTCCTGCCCAGTCACCCTTCCTCTCTGGTACAGGTAATCCCTCTCTTGGTTTCTTTTGAAATTCTTTGCTTGCTTTATAGCTTTGCTACCTTATGTGTGTCCCTAAACTCAATAGTTTACTTTTTCCTGGGTTTGAACTTTACAtgggtgcgtgtgtgctcaggcacgtccagttctttgtgaccccatggactgtaacccaccagactcttctgtccatgggcttctcctagcaagaatactggagtggtttgccatttcctcctccagggatcttcctgaacctatgcgccaccagggaagcccttgttgaaCTTTTCTTAAATAGAATTATATAACATGTATTCTTTTGTATTCAGCTTCTTTTGCTCAGTATCTTTAAGGTTCATCTGCATTCTTATGTATAGTTGTCTGAGCATGTTTTTAAGCCCAGTGAGTGGGTGAACTATAGTGGAACCTGTGAATGAGAGGTAAAAGGACAGGAGAGACAAGATAATGTGGAGGTAGGAAGGAATTAAGTCAAAAGTACAAAGAGGGTGTCAGCTTCATATTAGGGAGGAAACACTCCTCTACaacagaaatgaaggaagaaagtTACAGAGAGATTTTCAAGGTTATAATTGGAGATGTTGAGGGAACTCATTTTAGACGATCTTTCAGGGTTGAAATCTAGGTCCATTGCCCCcagcaggaggagacaggagagTTTAAGAACTGGCCAAGATGAGACAAAGTTGGGAATCATTACTGTTTAGACTTTAGGTACATCTTAGCCACAAGTgagtaaaagtatttttaatatcagTGAGGGCCTAGCTAGGAAGAGATTTAGAACTTAAATTGATAGTATTCCAGCTTTTTTTCCATGATATTCCTGTACCATTTCTTCCTAACTTGGGAttaaaagcaaaccaaaacaGACGGTAATGTTTGCTCAGATCTTAAAGTTGGCAAGAGGAGAATACAAGGTCCATTCTTCTGTACCATGCCAGCTGTGAATCAGGTTCCTGGTCAGAATCTTTGCATTTTTccggctgtgctgggccttcgttggtgtgcaggctcttctctagatgtggcgagcaggggctgcgcGCTGGCTGCGGTGCGTGGCTTCTCCCTGCGGTGGCTTCGCCTGtagctgcggcacgtgggctcagtagtttcggcTGCCAGGccccagagcgcaggctcagtagttttggtgcatgtgcttagttgcatgtgggatcttcccagaacagtGATTGAACCCGCtactccggcattggcaggcagattctttaccactgagccaccaagaagcccCCCTTGTCAGAAACTTTGTATGGTCGTGTTTATCGCCAACTATTGTGTAACCCCCAGCTCAGTATTCAAGGCACTCCTTCACCTTGTCTCAGCCCTACCTTAGCTGGACACTGCTCATCTGAACACCCAGGCTGCCCTCAGCATTCACTTTTCTCACTCATTTCTGTTCCTTTggtatattctttttgtttttttcataaaaatgccTTCCTCTGTCTCCGGCATGTGGGCACAGTGGGCATAACTTTTTTTCAAGAAACTCAACtgtgaagggaaggagagaaggcatAGTAGTTAGAGGGGAGCACAGGTTCAAACAAGATTTTTTGGTTtacagttatttatatatatatatatatatatatatttgtttttatttatttctttgactgtgttgggtcttagttgcagcatgtgggatctacttccctgactgGGGGTCGaacccctggccccctgcattgggagcatggagccttagccactggaccaccagggaagtcccctacagTTATTTATTGAGGCCCTGCTATATGTCTTTATATCATCTTTCTGGCTAACCCAACTTTAGATTGGAGACCTTCATCAACTTGTGTAGACCTTGTTTGTTCTCAGTTAAAATTTCAAGCTCTAACCATGGGATGAAAGGTGTTGACACAGGCCGTATGTTCCTAAAAGCCTGTGGGATCGTATTCTCACTGGTAGAAACTGTTTCTCCCCTGTGATCAGAGAAATCCTTCCCTGCCCCGTGCAGACGTGTGTATGGATTTGCTGTCAGTACTCAGCTGACTTGTTCCTGTGTTGTAGACTTCTTCCACAGTGAGCTGGTCACAGCGTTTTGTGCAGTCATGCTTCTCGGATGAGGCTATGCATAAGAATTATTtaatgagctttaaaaaaaacattttttttccttctcaggatGGATATTTCCAGGGTGGGGTGCAGGAACTTGTGCTTTTGACAAGTTCCCTTAGGAGCTTCATTTTTGCACAACAGAGTTAAAAACACTGGTCAAgtgtacatatttattttctgtgcttttaaGTCAGTAAAGATTGGTGTTCTTTTTGAGTCATATTTGgtctttcctttttccattctTGTTATCTAACATCATACCCCCTCTGAGATAAGTCATTATATAGTGTTCATTTGTATACAAAGACTGttcaataaaacattaaataactGGGGAatttcagtggttaggacttggcgctttcaGTGCCATGGCCCAGATTCCCTCCCTAgttgaggaactaaaatcccatatgccatgcGGCATGGccgaaaaaacaaaattaaaaaactgaaaacaaatgagataaactaaatgaaatttgTATGGTGCTTTAACTGATTACTTTCAAATGTCAACATCGTGGTCTTTTTCTCAGATAAGACAGGGTCCTTGTGATTAACCACCCTCTGAAATCCCAGTCACCCTCTGCCTCTCTTATCCTTGAATGATATGCTTTAACCACAGGACAGCTTTGGCCACTTTTGCCTATGGAGCCCCTGACTTGTGCCTGACTTTTAAACCCCTTTGTCAGGAAGAAGAATCATTCATCTGTGGTTTGTTAAGTCCTTGACTTCTACCAGGTTGAAGTACTGGGTAGCACATACCGTCTATTCCAGTATGGGTGACTTTCCATTGTGTCAAGAGAGCTTGTGAGGAGCCAGATAGATCTTGATGGTCAATTAGAAATTATGAGTCTGCACATACTCATGTTAAATTACATTTGTTTACAATGCAGGGAAGGAAGTTCATTCCTTATTGGGAACTTCAGGCATATTCCTCATGGCTGCTAATGACTTTATACTTAAGGAGATCATGGCAAGTTATTGAGAATTATTTGGCTCTGCCTTCCTTCATGgggcagaggggcttccctggtggctcagatggtaaagaatctgcctacagtgtgggagatccaggttcgatccctgggtcaggaagatcccttggagaagggcatggcaacccattccagtattcttgcctggagcattccatggacagaggagcctggcaggctgcagtccatggggttgcaaagagttgggcatgactgagcagctaacatttcACTTTCTCCATGGGCTAGGCTTGCCTGTGTATTCTCactgagacttttttttccctcttctcagaCTCACCCCACGCAGACAGCCTTCCTCTCCAGTGTCGACCTACACACTCACTGCTCGTACCAGATGATGTTGCCAGAGTCGATAGCCATCGTTTGTTCCCCCAAATTCCAGGAGTGAGTACACGGGGTCTGGTTCCAGGGAGAAGCTTCAGAGGAAATGTTCTGCATTCTAAAGACCTTGTTCTCTATCTAATATATAGATTGTGGTATTTGACTGGCTTTTCTAAAGGTCTTCCTTTTCAGTCCTATAGCCTGATAAACCTATTCTGCTTGTTTACACAAGTATCCAAGCAATAACGTAGGTGCTTTTATAAGAAAAAGATGTTAGAAATTTGAAGTGTTTGACTTGAATCAGTAGGAATTTCAAGAAATTGATGTCAGATTAGAGAATTTCAGTATCTAACAGATTATCTCTGAaaattaactttttcattttaaacccTGTTATTTACTATGAATTCTTCCGGTAAAACTGATGTGGTGGCAGTGATGAATCACTCTCTGATTCATTCACCAGAGAAGAGAGCTGTGGGCCAGCAGACTTTTGAAGGTGTCTCAAAATGAGTTCTGCCCTGCCCAATGTGTGTGTGATTGAGGGGGTCACCTTTGCTTGATTCTGGACCTGCTTTTTCTTATTTCAGAACTGGATTCTTTAGACTCACTGACCATGGACTAGAGGAGATTTCTTCCTGTCGCCAGAAAGGATTTCATCCCCACAGCAAGGATCCACCCCTCTTCTGTGTATGTATCCCTGTAGAGGAAGCTGGAGCTACGCTTTAACCAGGGAGCACAGTCAGAGCTGATGCCACACAGTGTCCTTCACGACCCACACAGACGATCAGCCTTGTCACTAATTTTCTAAATCTTCCTACAAAGACATATGTGGGAGGCAGTGTGGAACAGGAAGAGGTTTGAGTCTTAGCTCCGCTACTTAAGGGTTGTgatcaagttatttaaccttcctGGGCCTCAACTTTCTCACCTATAAatggagatgatgatgatgacgatgatgatATATACTTTTACAGGGTTGTTGACAGGATTAAATGGAAGTACCAAGTGCAGTAGCTTGCTTACTAAACATTAGGTTTTTTTCCTTCATCATCATCAGTTGCTAAGCGTGCATTTCAATGAGAGATttgaattcaaaagaaaaaagccatttAACATAGGtaaagtatatttaattttggaattttgcttttaatttgattttaggTCATAGAGATTTTTACGACCTTCTTAGAAAGTTTTTCCCCCAAGTGGTAAATGTTGTGGGTTTTTGGTAAATTCACAGTGGTAAAAAGCTGTGGATAAAAAGCTGTAGTTGCTGAAAAGTATGTTGCAGTTTTCTCCTCAAATCTAATGAGATAGTACTGCCTCACTCCATGCCGGCCATGGAGTACCATTATTTCTTTTGGGTGCACTGAAAAGAAACCAATGTGGAAAAGGGACTCCAGAGCCTTGTCACTCTAGTGACAAGTAGAAGAGGTAAAGAGACTAGGGATGTTTAGGAGAGAACCCCAGGGAGCATCTGAGAACTGACTGTAAGTATTAGAAGAGCTGTTGTATAAAAAGGTCCCAGATATTTCATATGACTCCCAGAACCAAAACTTGAGACCCTGTGAAAGTGCCAGTTTTCGGCTGAGTATGAGAAAGAAATTTCTGACAGATTTGCTCACAAATAGGGAAGTCTGCCTTGGAATGTAATAAGTGTCTTGGTACCAGGATGTTGAAACAGAGACTGCACAATCCCCCAGAAATGCCTAGGCTTTCGGTTAGGATGACCCCTTGCGCATACAAAGAGGGAATATTCCCCTTGTGGGAATAGGTGTACTTTTATTATCTGGTTGACATAATGACCCAGCATACTGCAATTAATCCagcagttattttaaataaatgtatattttgtaaatgatGCTAGAATATACATACATTTGAAGAATAAATGGAGATATATAGGTCCATATTGATTCAGACTACAGGCTATTGATTCTGGATTGGTGGAAATAATAATTCCCAGACCCCTTACCATAGTTGCCGCTTAAGTAACAGTCTGGTTGCCTGCCTGGGAACCACTAGCCAGAATGAGCATTTCAAGTATTTAAGCATTTAAAAGATGGCTTTTCTGAATTCTCCAGGACttcccatttctttctgttttgctatTGCAGAGCTGCAACCATGTGACTGTTGTGGACAGAGCTGTGACCGTCACAGACCTTCGATGAGAGTTTGACTCAGATGCCTCCCAAGAATTGTAAAACCATATCAGTGTACTGTAGCCCCTTAATTTAAACTTTCCAGAAAGCTCTGGAAGCTTTTTAAAACAATAGGAAGTACCACCCAGGGGAGAactgattttctatttctggTTTGAAAAGAAATGATCAAGTATGTCTTTAGGCACATCTGGAAAATAGCATGGTCATGCTAAAGCAACTTTTCAGTCTGCCTGCAGCTAAAAAATCAAGGTGAGAAACTGTGATGAAGACTCACATGTGCTTTGTTAAAGATTCACCAATTGTTAACACTGTTACCCTGTCACCTATCCTTCTAGTTTCTTTG encodes:
- the STAMBP gene encoding STAM-binding protein isoform X2, which gives rise to MRRVFMFRLFIEKLPKHRDYKSAVIPEKKDTVKKLKEIAFPKAEELKAELLKRYTKEYLEYNEEKKKEAEEFARNVAMQEELEKERQRVAQQKQQQLEQEQFHAFEEMIRNQELEKERLKIVREFGKVDPGLGGPLVPDLEKPSLDVFPTVPAVSTQPSDCNAAVRLAKPPVVDRSLKPGALNNLEAPTIDGLRHVVVPGKLCPQFLQLASANTARGVETCGILCGKLMRNEFTITHVLIPKQSAGSDYCNTESEEELFLIQDQQGLITLGWIHTHPTQTAFLSSVDLHTHCSYQMMLPESIAIVCSPKFQETGFFRLTDHGLEEISSCRQKGFHPHSKDPPLFCSCNHVTVVDRAVTVTDLR
- the STAMBP gene encoding STAM-binding protein isoform X1, with amino-acid sequence MSDHGDVSLPPEDRVRALSHRGSAVEINEDIPPRRYFRSGVEIIRMASVYCEEGNIEYAFILYNKYITLFIEKLPKHRDYKSAVIPEKKDTVKKLKEIAFPKAEELKAELLKRYTKEYLEYNEEKKKEAEEFARNVAMQEELEKERQRVAQQKQQQLEQEQFHAFEEMIRNQELEKERLKIVREFGKVDPGLGGPLVPDLEKPSLDVFPTVPAVSTQPSDCNAAVRLAKPPVVDRSLKPGALNNLEAPTIDGLRHVVVPGKLCPQFLQLASANTARGVETCGILCGKLMRNEFTITHVLIPKQSAGSDYCNTESEEELFLIQDQQGLITLGWIHTHPTQTAFLSSVDLHTHCSYQMMLPESIAIVCSPKFQETGFFRLTDHGLEEISSCRQKGFHPHSKDPPLFCSCNHVTVVDRAVTVTDLR